The window AAACTTCCCGGTTGTGCGAAGACACCCTTTCCCCGTCTAGTATGTGCCCAACTAAATGCAAGTGAGCGCCGCGGGATTTGCAGCCAAAGTCAGTGGCCGAACGTTTCTTTTGGTAGTCCATTCGGCGCACACcatttccttttttcgtcaGGCGCTTCAAaacgcttctctcttgcgtgtCGCTGTCAGGAAAACGGCGTCTTTCTGCGTCATTCTTCACGTTGCGCCTGCCGTTGTAACTTCGAGTAAACAGCTGGACAGCAGGCGACTCTCCGATGCCCGGTGATTACTCTGGGGTAAATCATCCTACAGAACGCACAAAACAGAGGGATTGTGTTTCTGTTTGACTATACAATTTTCACTACATGCTTTGTCTgtgcttttctttccgtttcacTCTTCATCTCCGTCCCGGTTTCCCATTTCCCTGACAAAAAGGCGCGCTGTTCAGCCCGTCTCGGCACACACTTGCATGTTCCACGCGAATGTGCGAAGGCTGTGGTTGACAGCGTCTTCCTGTGTACGACACAAAAAAGGGATTTGATTCCTTACGCATCCCGTGCGCATAGACACGGACTGTACCTTCGAGGGTGCCGCCGGCGTTTCGGACAAATcgacacagcgagagaaatcGACGACATCCATGAAgattctttttcttcgcacaCCCCCCCAGCACATCGAAATTCACATGTCCTCCAGGAACATTTTTATGTGTCTCTGTATGTATGAACGTTCCTCTcccacgtttctctctctatatatatacatatatgcacaatatatatatatatacatttctGTATGTAGATGCTTACACATGCTGGTGTATTGCTGTCGACTGTGCCATCCGTGCGTTGTTGTGTCGATCTTTTTGGCACAAACGTGTTCTGTGTGTTCCCTGTTATACTGCACACGTGCAAATTGGTTGCTGTCCTTCCTGTACGCTTAGTATTCCAGGAAGAAAAATTTGCGAGAACGTCTTACTTTTGTTCAGAGATGACCTGAGCGCTCAAGATCGTACAACAGGAAGAACGATTTTTCGACAAGATGAAGAGTGAGTGTTGCGAACTTTTCAGAGTTTTTTCCCAGGGTGTCGCAGATGTGGCGTAgttcgtcgcttcctttATGTTGTACTTCTCCCAGCACTgttcctctgtccctttcctttttccttctctctcttctctgcctgctctTTCTGCTTGTCCCTGTCGTGACGCCGTCCCTTCTTCAGGCAGTCTCTGCGTAATCGTCAGACTTTCCgtgccttttcccttcttctctgtggtTCTCCGtcctttgccttctcccccccACGCTGCTGAACTccccctcttgttctctctcccgtgctTTCGTCCTCTTTTTAACTCCTTGGGAGCTTAGGGTTTCCCATTTCATGCTTGATTCTGCATAGCCGTGCGTCGTTCCTTCGGTCAGGTTTCGTCATTATCCGCTTTGactctttttgtcttctgtttcttctttttccttccttttccttttgtgcttccacccccccccccctccgtcctctttcctcctgtccTCTTGCCTTGACCGTCCTGCCGTGCTTGATTtcatcttttttctccctcttggcTTTTCTCCTCCGATCTGACGTCTCCCGTTGCTTCTTTTGCCtcatttctttctcctttttccttctaCCCTGTTCCCTTGGACCCGCACTCTGTAAtgtttcccgtctccgctcgtctctcACTTTTCCCCCAAatttgctgtctcctttcaaCTGTACTTCTTATCCTCCGAaacctgtctctcctctctcttctctctctcctctctctctcctgtctctcctctcttttttgcctctcgaATCGGACACGGTCGGTCCTTTCCTTGttgcgcttcttcgtcgcttccgctgttgcttgtttttcctctgtgtctctgctctctctagctcttcttctgtcttttctcgggTTAGATCcgctcctccttttcctctctctctctccttctgcctgCCTTTCCGTTCCGAGACGCCAAGGACGAGGCTAGCCCCTCGGGAAGCAGCTCGGGGCGCAGCACGCAGAGCGCCGGCGGCGTTTTCCCCACTTTCTCCGTTGGTTCGATCCCGCCTCGGGCACCTGTCTCTTCGATCTCCACGCGGGGAATCTTCGATGTAGAGAGACCGAAAGAAATTTCCTGCCGAAACGAAGAGGCCTTCGTTACCCACGGCGCGTATCTCCTCATTAGCTCGATCCAGCGCAAGCTCTCAGAAAGCGCCTACACGAAAGTTGTCGTAGGCTTATCCggtgcgttttctcttctccacaaCCTTTGCGTGGGGGACAACGGAGACTCGCCAGGCGCACCGGGAAATCCCCATTTTTCCGATTCGTTTtcgagaaacgaaacgagTGCATCTCCAGACTCCATAGTTTCCGCACACGTTCCCACAGCGCCTAACTCCGCTTGCTGCGGCAGCCTTGCCCTATCGatctcttcgccctctttcctgtctacGGTTCGCACGGGAAATCCACGCTTCTGTTCTTCTACAAACTCATGCGTGCACGTATATTTTGGCAGAAATGAacgtatgcatatgcatatgtgctGCACACCTATGCATCCCTCGTGTTCACAAATAATACCGTGTATAGATATGTGCATATTACATGCATACAgccttatatatatacatataccaAGCACCTCGAACGTACCATCGTGTTACATGCCTGTGGGATTTGTCGAGTTGCGTGATCTGTTTCGCGCAGGTGGGTCGACGCCTCTCCCGATTTACTCGGCGGTTCGCCACTTGGCTCTGGCGGCGGCCGAGCCGGCGCCGGACCGTGCAGCGGCGCACCTGGCGACAGCTGTTCCTGGGCTCCAAGACGCGATgggaaaggacgagaggcgTCGAGAGTTCGGCGAAATCGACTGGAAGCGCGTCTActttttcctcgtcgacgAGCGCTACGTGCCGCCGACGCACCCGGACTCGAACCAGCTGAAAATCCGCCAACATCTCCTTGGCCAGCCCCCGGGCGTTGCGTGCAACCAGGCGGGCGGCGAGTGCCCCGACGACGTTCTCCCCGTGCCGGAGGAGAACTTGATTGTGCCCGACACAACGCTCCCCCTCGAGGAGTGCATTGTGAAGTATCGATCAGTAAGAGCCAGAAAAATCGAGAGGCATGCGAGGCGAACCCGTGTAGAGATccgctcgcgttttttcaGGGCTCTTTATgatagagagaaaagggagggtgagaaaagggaggggttttctcgcgtttctttcggcTCGCGTGCGAAACTGGGAGCTTGACTGTCCTGAGCGTTTCTTCCGGGCGTGACCTTGCTCATATACACTGCGTCTTGCTTGTCATTCTCATTCGTAAAAAGTTTTCCTGGCGTAGAGCTTTGgctgctctctgtctcttcttttgcagGCCCTACTCGACCTCCTCGCGGCGACGCAACAAATCGACTTCGTAACTCTTGGGCTGGGACCCGATGGACACATTGCTTCGATTTTCCCGCCCCTCTCGGAGGACAGTCTCAAGGCGCAGATGGATCCAAATGCCATTGTCCTTCACACAACAACCAACCAGTGAGATTATCTATCTAgatctatctatatctgtctGTGTCTATCCGCCTACCAATCTaaatctatatatatatatatatatatatatatatatctgtatgaATCTTTATCTCCGcttctctatctctcctcatgtctatctatatatttatagatatgcatatccTTCACGGAGTACGTCTCGTTATATCTCTGTGTCGTTCTCTATTTCTAACTACCTATCTACGCTACCTGTATCTGCCTATCGTCATCGATCTATATGTCCATATGGaactctctctgtctcgagaTGTCTcaatgtgtgtgtgtgtgtatatctaTCGACGTCCGCCTGTCGAAACCTTCCATTATGCATGTCTCTATGTATAAATTTGCAGATGTCTCTTTGACTCCATGCAGCGATGTGCATGTGAGTCGGTGTGTACCGCAACTCTGTGTGATCCATATTGCTACTGATGCGCTCTTGCTTCGATGTGCGTTGTGTCACTCTCATTAGCTGAACACCAGAGTGTGAAACTTGTGTGCAGTCTTCGCATACCACTCCTTCAacttcttgtcttttttttccttctttgtttttcccttcttgtcGTTTTGTTTGGCCGTTTtggcgctgtgtctctctcgcatccGTCTGGCGACAggcgtcctctctgtctcttgaAGGGGTGGTGTTTTGGGAGATTCTTTGCGATGTTTCAGATTTGCAGGGTTTGACCGCATCACGGTCTCCCTGCAGTTGCTCTGTGGAGCACACCAGAAAGTTTTCTTTCTCAAAGGCGACGACAAAATTCGTCTCTGGCGCGAGATGCAAGACGATTCGCACCCAAAGGTCGGTTACAGATCGCTTTTCTggccccttctctctgcctgctttGCGCTCGTGAGGGCTGCAGACTTCCGCCTGTTCCTCTGCTtgattctctctctcttctctcttccgcctccggttcctctctctcgagtacttcccgtgttttctctccgtcccgtCCGCTTCCCTCactttctccgcttttcgtttctctctcttgagtCTTCTAGGCTGTGACGGATTTGCCGGCTCTGGCCGTCATCCAGTCTGGAAACGTGAAGGTTGTTGCGACTCCGCCGCTTGACGTCCACGAGGAGCACTTGCAGCAGCAACTCCGCGCGGACCGAACCTTTCTCTCGGTTGTCGTTCTCGGAGCTAGCGGCGACTTGGCGCACAAGAAGACCTAGTGCGTtctgaagaaaaaggagaatcCCTTCGCGATAGTCGGTGAAAAAGAGACTCTGCCGTTAGGGCTAGGGCGGAAGCGCGGTTCCCGTGTCCTGCTCGAAAGCTGGGTCTCAGCACCAGGAAAACAGGAAGTCTGCGGGGTTCGCTCAAGaagtggaggcgagagaaggaaggaaacccCTGCGCACATGAGGGGAATGGAGATAGAGCAGCTCTGGGTGTCCCTCTGAGTCTCCGTGTTTTCGCGTGCCCAccaaaggaagaaaggaaaaggagaaacccGTATTCTTTgcccgccttttctccgtgtGCGCCGTCGCAGTCCTGCGCTCTTCAGCCTTTTCTGCGAAGGCCTCCTCCCTCCCAACTTCCACATTGTGGTaaggagaaacacacgagATAGCTCTTCCTTCCGATTTCATTTTCTCACTTCCTCGATTGGCGGCAGGCTCGGTTCCCAGCCGTGTCTCTGATATTCGCGCATGTCGATGGACGGTTGAGAGATAGATTCTCCCGTGTAGGGGATCTCGCTTTGACCTGTGCCGTTCTCGGGCtcagtctcttcttctcctcacCCGCGGCGCGGGAAGCGGCGACTCCGAAGCCGCGGGCGCGCCCGGTGTCCATCGagtctttctgttttttctctgctttttgcTACAAAAactttcttctgccgctAGCGCGCTTTCGGccagcctgtctctctgcgccacAAATCTGCGCCGCGTTTCCTTGTGGGTCCGCAGGGCTACGCGCGCTCGAAGCTGTCCTTTGACCAGTTCTGGGAGAAGATCTCGCAGAAACTGAAGtaagacgcggagaggaacgcagagagaagacaaacgcacgagagagaatAGGGAGGAtggggaagaggcggaagaacaTGGGCGAGCGGCGGATGATCGAGAAGACcagaagaacgagacgaaaaaagagagcagagagagagaaaaaaacggcaGGGGGAAGGGACGTGCTTGTCGAAgcgggaaagggaaacagagaactTCTTTGTGAAGCTCTCCTCGGAGATTTCCCCGCGCATGCGTCCATCTTCCCCAGCGACAGGGCCGGCCGCACACTGTATGCACTTCCGCAGGTGTCGAAACAGTTTGAGATTTGTGGTGTAGCACTTCacaggcgcctcgccggtTTAGACCCAAGAATTTGGTGTTTTTCCCCGCGTGCTGGGtttgtttcgttttctttcggaTTTAacggcgcgtttttctcccacTTTGCTTTTcggctttccttccttgtgttttcttctccctgcaGGTCGCTGAGTTCCTTCTTTTGTCGACGGTCCTCGTCTGGCGATTTGCTCTCGAAATTCAAGAGTCACTGCAGCTACTTGTAAGAACCGTACAAAAACCGGTCTTGCGCGCCGTGAGGAATCCCGTTTCCGGCGCAACTTAAGACCAGGATCTAAccatttctctctcggtatacatattcacatatatgcagctgtgtgtgtgtgtgcatatTTTCATATATGCTAACGTCCACGTATCTATCTGTGTTTGTATCTTATTAATCTGGTTTCTGCTTGTATATCTATAGATATGTGTTTGAGTGTCTatctgtttttttcggtAAATACGCGTTTCATGTATGTCCGTTGACgtgcgtctcgtctttcgtttggtggctgttttctctgAATGTTTCTGGTATCTCCTGACGAGGCGCTCGTGTGTACATTTACACCTGGATTCGGGGAATCCCGAGATAAGACCGCCTGCAAAAAGAGTGCCCGTCTCACCCCTTCTCTGTACGCCTGTCGAGGAGCGGGTGTCTTCCGCCTTTCGCGTGGCCGAGTCAACGTGCGGTCGGGCccaaacaggagagacgagcgcgGTGGCTGTCAgtttcgtcgtcttcttttcctcgttttttctaCGTTTGTTTTTCGCTGTCTGTCGCCATCTCTGCGTGTCCCCACcacgcgtttccgtttcttctgcacAGAGCAGGAATGTACGATCGCCCCTCGGACTTCGACAACTTGGGAAAACACCTTcaggaagcggaaggcgacgctcAGCAAGTTGGCCGCGTTCTCTACCTCGCGTTGCCGCCCGAGGTCTTCCTCCCGAGCGTCAAGAGCTATCGACAAGCCTGCTGGAACGAAAAGGgtgagaagacggcgaggacaggcgcgaagaaaaagaaaagagaatgCGAGACGGGGACGTTTGggacaggggagaaagacagcgagagagggaggaaagcgagagcgaaaagagaagcgggCGGCCGTTCTGTGTCCCTACTCAAGAAGGGACGATCTTCCCGTTTGCTCTCGGACGCGCAGGCGAAAGGACGTGTGGCATCGCGGAACGCCGCAAGGATGAGGCAGGCCTGGAAGCGCGCGCGGCAAGAGTTCCTCTGTGCTTCTCTTGTGTCTCACGccgcgcgtctgcctcttttttgCGCGCCTTCCAAACGCGTTTTGCTGTGCAATTTCCTTCTGCGACGCCGCAGGCTGGAACCGCGTGGTGGTGGAGAAGCCGTTCGGGCGCGATCTCAAGAGCTCCGACAAACTCTCGGCGAGCCTCATGGCGCTTCTCAAAGAAAGGGAGGTAGGCCGTCGGGCGATTATGCGGCAACGaacctcttctctgccggcgtttccctttcctggtagacagagcgagagggagagaagggctGCCAGGCAGCCCGCAAACGGACACGggtgtttcctcgtttcaGGGAGATGCCTGCTGCGTTCACAttcagagaagaggagagatacagctTCTCAAGCAGCACTACGTACCCATGGGGTTCGTGACAACGCCGTTTGACACAACCGTTGCTTTTGTCGCATTTCTgcgcacgcatgcaaaccTCGGACCCGTactggtgcatgcacagacagtGCGCGTGTGGACGGCTTCGCGACACTGCGTTCCTTTGGGAGCAGCTCTTTGCTGTTGCAGATCTTCCGAATCGATCACTACCTCGGAAAGGAGATGAGTTTGAGCCTCACCGCGTTGCGCTTCGCCAATGTGGCGTTCATGCCTGTAAGAAAACCCCACTTCATGTTCTTGTTCTTCCACTTGTGTCTTCCTATTGACCTTCCTCTTGTTCGTTTCCTtgatctcttcttctcttggtctccctcttgctcttcttcttggtCTTCCTGTTGGTCGTCTTCCTGTGCTTCGTCGCACGCTGTTTCTTGAGCATCCTCGTGTTCGTTTCCTTGGGCTTTTGTCTCTAGATATTGTTCTGCCTGTTCGTCCTGttgctcttctttcgcgtcgttctcttctgtctcgcgggACGGGTCTCGTCTGACGCGTTTTGCTCCActtttttcgcttttgcAGCTTTTCCACCGAGACTACGTCCACAGTGTGCGTATCACATTCAAAGAGGACGGCGGGACGTGGGGGCGCGGAGGCTACTTCGACAACTACGGTAGGAATGTGAACGTGACtcgcgaaaggagacacactcTCAGCCTCTGTGTTTCTATGCAGttgagaggagaggaaccgCCTCAGGGGCGGCGTGGGGCGGTTCGGTTCGCCACTCTCGGGCCTTCTTCGAGTCAGGCAATGGCGCGCGAAAacgttttcgcttcctctctctctctctctctctctgtctcaggCATCATCCGAGACGTGATGCAGAACCACATGGTTCAGCTCCTCACCCTAGTGGCGATGGAGAGGCCCGCATCCCTCAAGGACGACGACATTCGCGACGAGAAGGTGAAGGTTCTCAAGCAAATGCCGCCTGTCAGTAAGTCGCGAAtcgacgagagaaaaggcgggtCGACAGAGGAATCTGGCCAAACATCTATGAAGTCAGACCCCCGCCAAACAGCAACGGAGCGAACTACGTATGTAGTCAcgtttgtgtttctcctgcttcgctCATAAACTCGTGTACAGGTGTTGAACActtgtatgtatgtatgtatgtatgtatgtatgtatgtatgtatgtatgtatgtatgtatgtatgtatatgtaaaCCCAGCGTCCCAAATACACACACGCCTAATATAAGGTCGTATTCTCAAGTCCATCCGTGCAGATATAGACCCACCTCAACAAAgtaatatatacatattatatatatatgtgataTATGAAATGCTCTGCGGGGAAAGGGCGGCAAGTCTGGGGGGATTTGAGAACCCATGTTTCTCGGtctcgctgttcttctcAGAAATTAGCGAGACGGTTCTGGGGCAATTCACCAAATCTGAGGACGGAAAGATGCTGGGCTACACAGACGTAAGTCCctgacgaagaaaagaagggagagactcgagaacagggaagagaaaaggaaaaagaaaatgaTAAGGGGCCAGCGACGGAATCAGAAGCCGCGAATGGATGGGGTGACGACTTTGAGTTGGAAGACAACTGAGCTGTTTGTCTTCCGTTTTGTTTTCGTCCCTGCGTCTTTATTggacgcgtcttcttttctgttttttcgtgtcCTGCATGGTTCGCGTTCTTGCGGAACCCTGGGGCCGCTTTGTTCTAAATTGATACTTTGCCGAGCCACTGCTTCACCGCTCCGTCTATTTTacccttcttcctcccccttTTCCCACTTCCCCATTTCTCCGTCCTCCATTTTCTCTGGTTTTTTTACGCAGGACGAGACGGTGCCGAAGGATTCAAAAACGCCCACCTTCTGCACATGTGTCTTGTGGATCAACAACGAACGCTGGAGTGGAGTCCCGTTCATCTTCAAGGTACGAAATGAGTGAAGAATAAAAACACGCCTGTGTGCGCTCTCTTTTCGGCTTATATTAGGAAACAAAAGGTGATTGAGGCGTCCGGGTCTGGATGCGTCGTTTTCAGGCCGGAAAGGCGTTGGAGAGCAAGACGACGGAGGTGCGCGTGCagctgcgcgaggcgcctgccGGCGCGTCCTTTTTCGGCGAACCGAATCTCACGCCAAATGAGCTTGTCATTCTGGTACGAATGGTGTGAAAAAATCAACGGAAACTGAGCACGGCTTTCGGTCCTAGGCCAGATTTATGAAGAGATAACAGGTCTGATCTAGACTGCCTCAACTGCAAGCGTACCTGCACAACCACaaacagatatacatacatacacatacatgttGATGTACATACTTGTATGcatatctatctctctctctctctatatatatatatatatgcgtgtatgaCTGTGGAAGATGACACTGAGGTGGTCGGTCCTTTTTATGCAGTGGTGAGGGCGTTGGAGGAGTGAGGTTGTTCGAAAGACTAGCAGAAACAGTGGCTTTCAAAAATCGGCCCTTTTCACGGCAGCAAAGGAGACGTTTTTTCGGGGGGCTCCAAGCGACTGGGTTGTGTTGATTTCGCCTCACGTCtcgcgaggaaaaagggaaacatACTTTGTTCCTGTTTCGTTCCAGGTTCAGCCTCATGAAGCGGTGTACCTGAAGATCCACACGAAGAAGCCTGGGTTGCTCAGCAGCGGCCTACAGCCCACAGAGCTCGACCTGAGTGGTGAGACGTGCTCCGCGTTGGAAAAAAGTATACTTTCAAGTTGTCCTTCTGAAtccgtgtctgtgtctccgtctctctgtacACACAGAATGAGG of the Neospora caninum Liverpool complete genome, chromosome XII genome contains:
- a CDS encoding Glucose-6-phosphate 1-dehydrogenase, related, giving the protein MGKDERRREFGEIDWKRVYFFLVDERYVPPTHPDSNQLKIRQHLLGQPPGVACNQAGGECPDDVLPVPEENLIVPDTTLPLEECIVKYRSALLDLLAATQQIDFVTLGLGPDGHIASIFPPLSEDSLKAQMDPNAIVLHTTTNQFAGFDRITVSLQLLCGAHQKVFFLKGDDKIRLWREMQDDSHPKAVTDLPALAVIQSGNVKVVATPPLDVHEEHLQQQLRADRTFLSVVVLGASGDLAHKKTYPALFSLFCEGLLPPNFHIVGYARSKLSFDQFWEKISQKLKSLSSFFCRRSSSGDLLSKFKSHCSYLAGMYDRPSDFDNLGKHLQEAEGDAQQVGRVLYLALPPEVFLPSVKSYRQACWNEKGWNRVVVEKPFGRDLKSSDKLSASLMALLKEREIFRIDHYLGKEMSLSLTALRFANVAFMPLFHRDYVHSVRITFKEDGGTWGRGGYFDNYGIIRDVMQNHMVQLLTLVAMERPASLKDDDIRDEKVKVLKQMPPVKISETVLGQFTKSEDGKMLGYTDDETVPKDSKTPTFCTCVLWINNERWSGVPFIFKAGKALESKTTEVRVQLREAPAGASFFGEPNLTPNELVILVQPHEAVYLKIHTKKPGLLSSGLQPTELDLSVMDRFDVDRLPDAYERLLLDVIRGDKQNFVRTDELREAWRIFTPLLHEIEEKHIEPLPYPAGSSGPQASYDLIQKYYSYKRSSYRWSPPKREASSEASH